From Pseudomonas hormoni:
TGCAGCGCAACTGGATCGGCAAATCCCGCGGCATGGAAGTGCAGTTCCCGTACAACGTCGACTCCATCGGCGAAACCGGTGCACTGAAAGTCTTCACCACCCGTCCGGACACCCTGATGGGTGCGACCTACGTTGCCGTGGCCGCCGAACACCACCTGGCCACCCTGGCCGCACAGAACAACCCTGAGCTGCAGGCGTTCATCGCTGAATGCAAGGGCGGCAGCGTCGCCGAAGCCGACGTCGCCACCCAAGAGAAAAAAGGCCTGCCAACCTCGCTGTTCGTCGAACACCCGCTGACCGGTGAGAAACTCCCGGTGTGGGTCGCCAACTATGTGCTGATGCACTACGGCGATGGCGCGGTCATGGCTGTTCCGGCGCACGACGAGCGTGATTTCGAATTCGCCACCAAGTACAACCTGCCGATCAAGTCGGTGGTTCGCACCAGCTCCGGTGACACCAACCCGGCGCCGTGGCAGGACGCCTACGGCGAGCACGGAACGCTGATCAACTCCGGCGAGTTCGACGGTCTCGACTTCGCAGGTGCGTTCGACGCCATTGAAGTCGCGCTCATCAAGAAGAACCTCGGCGCCTCGCGCACCCAGTTCCGTCTGCGCGATTGGGGCATCAGCCGCCAGCGTTACTGGGGCTGCCCGATTCCGATCATCCACTGCACCACCTGCGGTGATGTGCCGGTCCCGGAAGATCAGCTGCCAGTCGTGTTGCCGGAAGACGTTGTGCCGGACGGCGCAGGTTCGCCACTGGCGCGCATGCCTGAGTTCTACGAGTGCAGTTGCCCGAAATGCGGCGCTCCGGCCAAGCGTGAAACCGACACCATGGACACCTTCGTCGAGTCCTCGTGGTACTACGCCCGTTACGCCTCGCCGCACTATGAAGGTGGTCTGGTCGAGAAATCGGCAGCCGACCACTGGTTGCCGGTGGACCAGTACATCGGCGGTATCGAACACGCAATTCTTCACCTGCTCTACGCGCGCTTCTTCCACAAGCTGATGCGTGACGAAGGCCTGGTGAGCTCCAACGAGCCGTTCAAGAACCTGCTGACCCAGGGCATGGTGATCGCCGAGACTTACTATCGTCGCGAAGCCAACGGTGCTTACACCTGGTTCAACCCGGCGGACGTCGAACTCGAACGTGACAGCAAGGCCAAGGTCATCAGCGCCAAGCTGATCGCGGACGGCCTGCCGGTGGAAATCGGCGGCACCGAGAAGATGGCCAAGTCAAAGAACAACGGCGTCGACCCTCAGTCGATGATTGACCAGTTCGGCGCAGACACCTGCCGCCTGTTCATGATGTTCGCCTCGCCACCCGACATGAGCGCGGAATGGTCCGACTCCGGAGTAGAAGGTTCGCACCGTTTCCTCAAGCGCGTCTGGCGTCTGGCTCAAGCCCACGTCACTCAGGGCTTGCCGGGCAAACTGAACATCGCCAGCCTGAACGACGAGCAGAAAGCCATTCGCCGTTCGATCCACCTGGCCATCAAGCAGGCCAGCCACGACGTCGGCCAGAACCACAAATTCAACACCGCCATCGCCCAGGTGATGACGCTGATGAATGTGCTGGAAAAAGCCGCGCAAGGCACCGAACAGGATCGCGCTCTGGTTCACGAAGGTCTGGAAGCCGTGACGTTGCTGCTGGCACCGATCACCCCGCACATCAGCCACGAGCTGTGGAATCACCTGGGTCACGCAGACCCGGTGATCGACGCCGGCTGGCCAGTGGTGGACGAAACCGCGCTGGTGCAGGACAGCCTGACGCTGGTCATCCAGGTCAACGGCAAGCTGCGCGGCCAGATCGAAATGCCGGCCAGCGCGACCCGTGAAGAAATCGAAGCCGCTGCCCGCATCAACGAAAACGTGCTGCGCTTTGTCGACGGCCTGACTATTCGTAAAGTGATCGTAGTGCCCGGGAAACTGGTCAATATCGTCGCCAGCTAATTGGATCAGGCACCAGGTGAGCCTGGTGCCGAGTAAAACCTTTCGGGCCGCAGTCGGCCCACATGGTTTCAAGGGGAGCAACAAGATGATCAAACGCAATTTGCTGGTGATGGGCCTTGCGGTCCTGTTGAGCGCCTGCGGTTTCCAGCTGCGCGGCACCGGCACCTATGAACTCGCCTTCAAGGAACTCGACCTGAGTGCCCGCAACTCCTATGGCGAAACCGTGACCATGATGCGTCAGTTGCTGGAAAGCAGCGGCGTCAACATCCACACGGGCGCACCTTACAAACTGGTGCTGGCCGATGAGCAGGAAAGCCAGCGCATCCTCAGCTATGCAGGCGCCGGCCGTACTGGCGAGTACCAGGTCACTACAGTACTCAACTATGACATCCGTGGTGAGCACGACCTGCCGCTGCTGAGCGACAAGCTCGAAGTGCAGAAAGTCTTTATCCACGACGGCAACAACCTGGTGGGTTCCGATCAGGAAGCCACCGATGCTCGCAAGGAGATCCGTCGCGAACTGGTACAACGCATGATGCTGCGCTTGCAGCAACTGTCGCCGGCCCAGCTGGATCAGCTGCAACAGACCGCCGAGGCCAAGGCCAAGGCTGAAGCTGCGGCACTGGAAGCCGCGCAGAAGGCTGAAGCGGAAACGCCGCGTCAGTCGCCTATCGAAATCCCGCAGCAGTAAGACTTACGGGGCGCTCAGGCGCCCCGTTCGCCCTCTCTTATGAAGCTCGCACCCGCCCAACTCGCCAAACACTTGCAAGGTGCTCTCGCGCCGGTTTACGTCATCAGTGGCGATGACCCGTTGCTCTGCCAGGAAGCCGCTGACGCCATTCGTGCAGCCGCTCGCCAACAGGGCTTCGACGAACGCCAGGTGTTCGCCGCCGACGCCAGTTTCGACTGGGGAACGTTGCTGCAAGCCGGCGCAAGCATGTCGTTGTTCGCTGAAAAACGCCTGCTGGAACTGCGTCTGCCATCCGGCAAACCCGGTGACAAAGGGGCGGCCGCGTTCATCGAGTACTGCTCGCGACCGGCTGAAGACACCATTTTGCTGATCAGCCTGCCGAAACTCGACGGCAGCGCGCAGAAAACCAAGTGGGGCAAGGCGCTGGTCGAAGGCCAGCACACTCAGTTCGTGCAAATCTGGCCGGTGGATGCCAACCAGTTGCCGAGCTGGATCCGCCAACGCTTGTCTCAGGCCGGGCTCTCCGCCAGCCAGGACGCCGTCGAGCTGATCGCCGCGCGCGTCGAAGGCAACCTGCTGGCTGCTGCCCAGGAAATCGAAAAGCTCAAGCTGATGGCCGAAGGCGGTCAGATCACCGTCGAGACCGTGCAAGCGGCCGTGGCCGACAGTGCGCGCTTCGATGTCTTCGGGCTGACCGATGCGATTCTCAACGGCGAAGCTGCACATGCCTTGCGCATGCTCGAGGGCTTACGCGGTGAAGGGGTCGAACCACCGGTGATTCTCTGGGCTCTTGCCCGTGAACTGCGTCTGCTGGCCAATATTTCCCTGCAATACAGTCAGGGCGTGCCGCTGGACAAAGCCTTCAGCTCCGCCCGACCGCCGGTCTGGGACAAACGCAAACCGCTGATGAGCAAAGCCTTGCAACGCTACTCGGCGCAACGCTGGGCACAGCTGTTGCTGGAAGCGCAGCGTATTGACGCACAGATCAAGGGGCAGGCTGCGGGTTCGCCGTGGATGAGTTTGAGTCGGTTGTCGTTGTTGATGGCCGGGCAGCGGCTGACATTGCCTGCCGAGTAACCTGTTTTCTCGGCCAGCACCATCCTCTGTGGCGAGGGAGCTTGCTCCCGTTGGGTTGCGAAGCAACCCCCAACCATTCACCGCGTTTTATCGATAATCCGCGTTCAACAGTTTTACGACTGCTGCGCAGCCGAGCGGGAGCAAGCTCCCTCGCCACAGGTCGACTTTTCCCACATATTGCGGGGCTAGACAGAACCCCAACTTCGGCAGATGATTTCCCCCGCAAAAACCACTCACTTGCGAGAAATCATCATGAGCAAAAAGCCATCTAAAAATGGCCACAACAGGGCCAAATCCATCATCGCCCAGCCACTGTTCCGCAGCCGTCAGGAACGAGCCGGCAAGGGCAAAGGCAGCTACCGCCGCGAAGCCTTCCAGTCTGACAACTGGGAGGCTTCTTACTTTCTGGCGGCCTGAAAGGCAAGCCAGCGCTCAACATGTTAAGGTCTGCACCTGATTCGTATTCCCTGGACCCGTGCATGCCCTTTTGTATTTCCCGTCGTTGGCAACTGCGCCAATTGATCGCTGCCTCCAGCCTCGTTCTGCTTGTCGCCTGCGCGGAAAAACCGACCGCCGCCGACGCCCAACCGCTTCAGACCCTTCCCGTCGCGACAGCCCCAGCGGTGATTCCGCCCGTGGTGCCAACCGGTGAGAACCTCGATATCCAGCCGACCCAAACCTTCGCCGAATGGCAGGCGGGTTTCCGCAAGGATGCGCTGGCCGCCGGCATCCGCGCCGACCTGTTTGATCGCGCCTTCGCCAATGTCAGCCTGGACACCAGCGTGATTCGTGCCGACCGCAGCCAGCCTGAATTTTCCCGCCCGGTGTGGGAATACCTCGACGGCGCCCTGTCGCCGCTGCGTGTGCGCAAAGGCCAGGCGCTGGTCAACCAGCACGCGGACATCCTGCAAAGCATCGAGCAGCGTTACGGCGTTGATCGTCAGGCACTCGTCGCGGTGTGGGGCATGGAAAGTAACTTCGGTCAGTTCCAGGGTAGCAAATCGGTGATCAACTCCCTGGCGACCCTGGCCTATGAAGGCCGACGCCCAGGCTTTGCCCATGCGCAATTGATCGCGGCCCTGCAGATCCTGCAGCAGGGCGATATCGAGCCGGAGCAGATGCTCGGTTCCTGGGCCGGCGCCATGGGCCAGACCCAGTTCATCCCGACCACGTACAACACCCATGCCGTGGATTTCGATGGCGACGGTCGCCGCGACATCTGGGGCAGCTCCGCCGACGCCCTGGCCTCGACCGCGCACTACCTGCAAAGCTCTGGTTGGCAAAAAGGTCAGCCGTGGGGCTTTGAAGTTCAGCTACCGGGCAGCTTCAACTACCTGCTGGCCGATGGCACGATCCGCAAGAGTGTCGCCGAATGGCGGCAACTGGGCGTGACGCTGCCTAACGGCGGACAGGTTCCAGCGGGCTCCGAACACCTGTCCGCAGCGCTGTTGCTGCCGGCGGGTTATCGCGGCCCGGCGTTCCTTGTGCTCGACAACTTTCGCGCGATCCTCAAGTACAACAACTCCTCGTCCTACGCGCTGGCGGTCAGTTTGTTGTCCGAGCGCTTCAACGGCGCGGGCCTGATCAACGGCACATGGCCCAAGGATGATTTGCCGCTGAGCCGCACCGAGCGGATCGAGCTGCAAAATCTGCTCAGCGCCCAGAAATACGATGCAGGCACCGCCGACGGCATCATCGGCGCCAACACCCGCAAGGCGATCCGCAGTGCACAGCAGTCGTTTGGCTGGCCGGCGGATGGGTATCCGACGCACAAGTTGCTCGAAGGCCTGCGTAACCGCTAAAAGCATCGCGGGCAAGCCCGCCCCCACAGGTTATTCGCAATCCCTGTGGGAGCGGGCTTGCCCGCGAAGGCGGACTGTCAGGCGATGAACATCTAAGCCTTGACCACCACATCCTGCTCCAGCACCAACTCCTTGCTCCCCGCATCCAGCCTCACCAACGCCCCCATCGGCAACGTCAGGTTCGGATCGCAGTGCCCGCTGCGCCACCCCGACAGCACCGGTATGCGCAATGGCTCAAAGGTCTGCTTGAGCAATCGTCCAAGCGCAACCGTATCAACCCCGGCCACGTCCCCTACAAGAACCCCACGCAATTTTCCCAGCGTGCCAGCCAAACGCAGTTGAGTCAGCAGCCGATCGATCCGATACAACGGCTCGTTAATGTCCTCGATAAACAGAATGACGCCCTCGGCATCCATTTCGTAAGGCGTGCCCATGGTCGCGGCAATCATCGCCAGATTGCCTCCCAGCAAGCGCCCGTGAGCGATACCAGGCTCGATTGTGGTCAACGGGTAGGCCACCGGGTGCGTCAACACACTGCCCGCCTTCACCTGCCCTCTGAGCATGTTGAAAAACGAGGCCTCGGTAGGCTTTTGCTTGTCACCCAACAGATCAGCATTGAGCAACGGACCATGAAAGGTCACGAACCCCGCATAACGGCTGATTGCCAGGTGCAGCGCCGTGATGTCGCTGTAGCCGATGAACGGCTTGGCGTTGTTTTGCAGCAACTCGAAATCGATGCGGTCGAGCAAACGCGGTGTGCCGTAACCGCCGCGCAGACAAATGATTGCATCGACTTCACAGTCGGCGAACGCCGCGTGCAGGTCATTGAGGCGCACATCGTCGCTGCCGGCCAGGTAGCCATCCTGCTCGTAGACACCGGGAAAGATTCGCAGCGCGTAACCACGAGCTCGCATCCAGGCAATGGCTTTGTCGGTATCCAGGGCAGCGGGACCGGCAGGCGCGATCACCCCGATCATCCCTTCCCGGGGCAAGGCCGGCACCGGCGTATGTGGAAACAGTGTGTGGGTCGGTCGAACGGTCATCCATGAATCTCCCTGCGCGAAATCTTCAGCACACAGTAGTCAGGAACGGGGACAAACAGAAGAGGGTCCGTTGCCCCGCAGGTTGCAGGAAAAAACGGTGATCGCCGTAGGCAAGGCGAAAAAATGCCCGCAAGGCCGGAAAGCCGTGCGGGCATTTTGTATTTCTCACCGTGTGATCAGGACGACATCAGCTCGGCTTTAACCAGTTTCGCCTGCTCGTCGGCGTGGTACGAGGAACGTACCAACGGGCCGGACGCGACGTTCTTGAAGCCCATTTTGTAACCTTCCTCGGCGAACCAGGCGAAGGTGTCCGGGTGCACAAAACGCTGCACCGGCAAGTGGCTGCGGGACGGTTGCAGGTACTGGCCCAGGGTCAGCATGTCGATGTCGTGTTCACGCATGCGCTTCATGACTTCGATGACTTCTTCGTCAGTCTCGCCCAGACCCAGCATCAGGCCGGATTTGGTCGGAATGTGCGGCATCATCTGCTTGAAGCGTTGCAGCAGGGTCAGCGACCACTGGTAGTCCGAACCCGGACGCGCAGCCTTGTACAGGCGCGGCACGGTTTCCAGGTTGTGGTTGAACACATCCGGTGGCTCGGCAGCGGTGATTTCCAGTGCGACATCCATGCGGCCACGGTAGTCCGGGACCAGGGTTTCGAGCTGCACGTTCGGCGACAGCTTGCGGATCTCGCGGATGCAATCGGCAAAGTGCTGGGCACCGCCGTCACGCAAGTCGTCGCGGTCAACCGAGGTGATCACCACGTATTTCAGTTTCAGGTCGGCAATGGCGATGGCCAGGCTTTCCGGCTCATTGACGTCCAGTGGTTTCGGACGGCCGTGGCCAACGTCGCAGAACGGGCAACGACGGGTGCAGATGTCGCCCATGATCATGAACGTCGCGGTGCCGCCGGAGAAGCACTCGCCCAGGTTCGGGCAGGACGCTTCTTCGCACACGCTGTGCAGCTTGTGCTTGCGCAGCAGGGCCTTGATGCGGTCGACTTCCGGGGAAACCGGGATGCGCACGCGGATCCAGTCGGGTTTCTTCGGCAGTTCGGTGGTCGGGATGATCTTCACCGGGATGCGTGCAACCTTCTCGGCGCCGCGCAGCTTGACGCCGGCTTCAACCTTGGCACGCGGGGCCGGACGCTCGGTGACATCCAGCGTCGGGATCATGGTTTGCACTGCATCAGTAGTCATATCAGTCGATTCCGCCCGTTAGGGTCGTCTGCTCAGCATAGTCGAGGTGTTTGACGAGCTGCGCGCGCAGCCGGGCACTTACCTCGGCAAATTCAATCGATCCTGCGTGATCGCTCAGCTGGGTCATCGCCAGCCCGGCGTAGCCGCAGGGATTAATCCGTCGAAACGGTTCCAGGTCCATGTCCACGTTCAGGGCCAGGCCATGAAAGGAACAACCGTGGCGAATCCGCAAACCCAGGGAAGCGATTTTCGCCCCGTCGACGTAGACACCCGGCGCATCCGGCTTGGCCGCGGCAGTGACGCCGTAACTGGCCAGCAACTCGATCAGGCAATGTTCCATGCGGGTAACCAGGTCACGCACGCCGAAACCGAGCTTGCGTACATCCAGCAACAGGTAGGCCACCAACTGACCGGGACCGTGATAAGTCACCTGACCACCGCGATCGACCTGCACCACCGGAATATCGCCCGGCAGCAGCAAATGCTCGGCCTTGCCGGCCTGGCCCTGGGTGAACACCGGCGGGTGTTCCACCAGCCAGATCTCGTCAGCGGCATCACTGCCACGTTCGTTGGTGAAGCGTTGCATGGCATGCCAGACCGGCTCGTAAGCCATCTGGCCGAGCTCGCGAAAGCCCAGCGTGCCAGACATCACAGCACCATGTGCACGAAACCGGTAGCCCGCAACTCGCTGTTGATGTCGTACAGCTGTTCTTGACCGGTGGCGATGATGTGCAGCTGGATGGTCGTGTACTTGCCGTTGGTACTCTGGCGCTCGGCCAGGGTCTTATGGTCAACGGTCGCGTGTTTCTCAAGGATCTCGATGATCTTGTCCTTGAAACCCACGCCGGTGTCGCCGATCACCTTGATCGGGTAATCCGCGCAGGGGAATTCGATCTTTGGCGCCTTTACTTCGGTGTCTGTCATGGCGTAACGGC
This genomic window contains:
- the leuS gene encoding leucine--tRNA ligase translates to MHEQYQPREIEAAAQSFWDEQKSFEVSEQPGKETFYCLSMFPYPSGKLHMGHVRNYTIGDVISRYQRMQGKNVLQPMGWDAFGMPAENAAMKNNVAPAKWTYENIAYMKTQLRSLGLAVDWSREVTTCKPDYYRWEQWLFTRLFEKGVIYKKSGTVNWDPVDQTVLANEQVIDGRGWRSGALIEKREIPMYYFKITAYADELLESLDELTGWPEQVKTMQRNWIGKSRGMEVQFPYNVDSIGETGALKVFTTRPDTLMGATYVAVAAEHHLATLAAQNNPELQAFIAECKGGSVAEADVATQEKKGLPTSLFVEHPLTGEKLPVWVANYVLMHYGDGAVMAVPAHDERDFEFATKYNLPIKSVVRTSSGDTNPAPWQDAYGEHGTLINSGEFDGLDFAGAFDAIEVALIKKNLGASRTQFRLRDWGISRQRYWGCPIPIIHCTTCGDVPVPEDQLPVVLPEDVVPDGAGSPLARMPEFYECSCPKCGAPAKRETDTMDTFVESSWYYARYASPHYEGGLVEKSAADHWLPVDQYIGGIEHAILHLLYARFFHKLMRDEGLVSSNEPFKNLLTQGMVIAETYYRREANGAYTWFNPADVELERDSKAKVISAKLIADGLPVEIGGTEKMAKSKNNGVDPQSMIDQFGADTCRLFMMFASPPDMSAEWSDSGVEGSHRFLKRVWRLAQAHVTQGLPGKLNIASLNDEQKAIRRSIHLAIKQASHDVGQNHKFNTAIAQVMTLMNVLEKAAQGTEQDRALVHEGLEAVTLLLAPITPHISHELWNHLGHADPVIDAGWPVVDETALVQDSLTLVIQVNGKLRGQIEMPASATREEIEAAARINENVLRFVDGLTIRKVIVVPGKLVNIVAS
- the lptE gene encoding LPS assembly lipoprotein LptE, with the translated sequence MIKRNLLVMGLAVLLSACGFQLRGTGTYELAFKELDLSARNSYGETVTMMRQLLESSGVNIHTGAPYKLVLADEQESQRILSYAGAGRTGEYQVTTVLNYDIRGEHDLPLLSDKLEVQKVFIHDGNNLVGSDQEATDARKEIRRELVQRMMLRLQQLSPAQLDQLQQTAEAKAKAEAAALEAAQKAEAETPRQSPIEIPQQ
- the holA gene encoding DNA polymerase III subunit delta, with amino-acid sequence MKLAPAQLAKHLQGALAPVYVISGDDPLLCQEAADAIRAAARQQGFDERQVFAADASFDWGTLLQAGASMSLFAEKRLLELRLPSGKPGDKGAAAFIEYCSRPAEDTILLISLPKLDGSAQKTKWGKALVEGQHTQFVQIWPVDANQLPSWIRQRLSQAGLSASQDAVELIAARVEGNLLAAAQEIEKLKLMAEGGQITVETVQAAVADSARFDVFGLTDAILNGEAAHALRMLEGLRGEGVEPPVILWALARELRLLANISLQYSQGVPLDKAFSSARPPVWDKRKPLMSKALQRYSAQRWAQLLLEAQRIDAQIKGQAAGSPWMSLSRLSLLMAGQRLTLPAE
- the arfA gene encoding alternative ribosome rescue factor ArfA gives rise to the protein MSKKPSKNGHNRAKSIIAQPLFRSRQERAGKGKGSYRREAFQSDNWEASYFLAA
- a CDS encoding lytic murein transglycosylase, encoding MPFCISRRWQLRQLIAASSLVLLVACAEKPTAADAQPLQTLPVATAPAVIPPVVPTGENLDIQPTQTFAEWQAGFRKDALAAGIRADLFDRAFANVSLDTSVIRADRSQPEFSRPVWEYLDGALSPLRVRKGQALVNQHADILQSIEQRYGVDRQALVAVWGMESNFGQFQGSKSVINSLATLAYEGRRPGFAHAQLIAALQILQQGDIEPEQMLGSWAGAMGQTQFIPTTYNTHAVDFDGDGRRDIWGSSADALASTAHYLQSSGWQKGQPWGFEVQLPGSFNYLLADGTIRKSVAEWRQLGVTLPNGGQVPAGSEHLSAALLLPAGYRGPAFLVLDNFRAILKYNNSSSYALAVSLLSERFNGAGLINGTWPKDDLPLSRTERIELQNLLSAQKYDAGTADGIIGANTRKAIRSAQQSFGWPADGYPTHKLLEGLRNR
- a CDS encoding S66 peptidase family protein, encoding MTVRPTHTLFPHTPVPALPREGMIGVIAPAGPAALDTDKAIAWMRARGYALRIFPGVYEQDGYLAGSDDVRLNDLHAAFADCEVDAIICLRGGYGTPRLLDRIDFELLQNNAKPFIGYSDITALHLAISRYAGFVTFHGPLLNADLLGDKQKPTEASFFNMLRGQVKAGSVLTHPVAYPLTTIEPGIAHGRLLGGNLAMIAATMGTPYEMDAEGVILFIEDINEPLYRIDRLLTQLRLAGTLGKLRGVLVGDVAGVDTVALGRLLKQTFEPLRIPVLSGWRSGHCDPNLTLPMGALVRLDAGSKELVLEQDVVVKA
- the lipA gene encoding lipoyl synthase, with the protein product MTTDAVQTMIPTLDVTERPAPRAKVEAGVKLRGAEKVARIPVKIIPTTELPKKPDWIRVRIPVSPEVDRIKALLRKHKLHSVCEEASCPNLGECFSGGTATFMIMGDICTRRCPFCDVGHGRPKPLDVNEPESLAIAIADLKLKYVVITSVDRDDLRDGGAQHFADCIREIRKLSPNVQLETLVPDYRGRMDVALEITAAEPPDVFNHNLETVPRLYKAARPGSDYQWSLTLLQRFKQMMPHIPTKSGLMLGLGETDEEVIEVMKRMREHDIDMLTLGQYLQPSRSHLPVQRFVHPDTFAWFAEEGYKMGFKNVASGPLVRSSYHADEQAKLVKAELMSS
- the lipB gene encoding lipoyl(octanoyl) transferase LipB; this encodes MSGTLGFRELGQMAYEPVWHAMQRFTNERGSDAADEIWLVEHPPVFTQGQAGKAEHLLLPGDIPVVQVDRGGQVTYHGPGQLVAYLLLDVRKLGFGVRDLVTRMEHCLIELLASYGVTAAAKPDAPGVYVDGAKIASLGLRIRHGCSFHGLALNVDMDLEPFRRINPCGYAGLAMTQLSDHAGSIEFAEVSARLRAQLVKHLDYAEQTTLTGGID
- a CDS encoding DUF493 domain-containing protein; the encoded protein is MTDTEVKAPKIEFPCADYPIKVIGDTGVGFKDKIIEILEKHATVDHKTLAERQSTNGKYTTIQLHIIATGQEQLYDINSELRATGFVHMVL